One Diabrotica virgifera virgifera chromosome 3, PGI_DIABVI_V3a genomic window carries:
- the LOC114328795 gene encoding bifunctional endo-1,4-beta-xylanase XylA: MKVLILLSVVALSSCLPASRNQQYVDVDYNSYNAHPVYNFWRTWNQQHYGQEPWNQWVQYGVQNQPGNYWRQYVQRSNQAENVDLPWMYHSWDVQDVQNLTPVQRVQLLLNYVRLHQQWNQWTHDVTANERLQNMLYQHLPEHLWSSNEQIVPYMMNYFNQYPMKYNDIMHEVMQTPWAHQQLMFHVMSELYQHFGQAPWSHEQIMNQIMQHQYLYGTTLSQQQLQQLVEFVLHIQYELTPLHYQQLEQVQPWNREQVLSWNQGQVLPWAYRQLLPLNYETVLPWTRQYSAQNNMNLESQYNYNLHQQQMPLSQYWNQRYGQQYPQHYEAMEQPGWWNQEWTQNLVGQENHYPLLGQNMPLVY; the protein is encoded by the exons ATGAAGGTACTCATTCTTCTTTCCGTTGTTGCCTTGAGCAGCTGCTTACCAGCATCCAGAAATCAACAATACGTTGATGTAGACTACAACAGCTACAACGCTCATCCCGTCTACAACTTCTGGAGGACTTGGAATCAGCAACACTATGGACAAGAACCATGGAACCAATGGGTACAATATGGTGTCCAGAACCAACCCGGTAACTACTGGAGGCAGTACGTGCAACGCAGCAACCAAGCTGAAAATGTCGATTTACCTTGGATGTATCACTCTTG GGATGTCCAGGATGTGCAAAACTTAACTCCCGTTCAACGTGTTCAGTTGCTACTCAACTACGTCAGACTTCACCAACAATGGAACCAATGGACTCATGATGTAACTGCCAATGAACGTCTTCAGAATATGTTGTATCAACACCTTCCTGAACACTTATGGAGCTCCAACGAGCAAATTGTACCATACATGATGAACTACTTCAACCAATACCCAATGAAATACAACGACATTATGCATGAAGTTATGCAAACCCCATGGGCTCACCAACAACTTATGTTCCACGTTATGTCTGAATTATACCAGCACTTCGGTCAAGCCCCATGGTCCCACGAACAAATAATGAACCAGATCATGCAACACCAATACCTCTACGGTACAACCTTATCCCAACAACAACTCCAACAATTGGTAGAATTCGTACTCCACATTCAATACGAACTTACTCCTTTACATTACCAACAACTTGAACAAGTTCAACCCTGGAACCGTGAACAAGTACTTTCATGGAACCAAGGACAAGTACTCCCATGGGCCTACAGACAACTTCTTCCATTGAACTATGAAACCGTTTTACCATGGACCCGCCAGTATTCCGCACAAAACAACATGAACCTAGAGTCCCAATACAACTACAATCTCCACCAACAACAAATGCCATTGTCCCAATACTGGAACCAGAGATACGGACAACAATACCCACAACATTATGAAGCCATGGAACAACCCGGATGGTGGAACCAAGAATGGACCCAAAACTTGGTTGGACAAGAGAATCATTATCCTCTCTTGGGGCAAAATATGCCCTTAGTATATTAA
- the LOC114328796 gene encoding mediator of RNA polymerase II transcription subunit 15 encodes MKVFVLLSMVALCSCLPASRNQAHYGQQQNYGDVENNQYSSHPVYNFWKTWNQQHNGQEPWNQWVENGAQNQPGNYWRQYAQAQSQVQAQAQAQAQAQAQAQAQAQAGNVALPWMYHIWNVQDLNELSPVQRVQLLLNYARLHQQWNQYGSDASDNEYMQHVLYQHLPGQAQSYSHDQIVPYVMQYFNQNPMKYNDIMHEVMQTPWAHQQLIHHVMSELNQHYGQAPWSHEQIQNQVMQHQLVYGSSNSQQQLQQLVEFIHHIQNQLTPVHYQQLEHVQPLNSEQTLPWHQGQVYSWTHNQVLPLNYETVQQRYQHAQPQLYQQSQSYYHSNVLPWTQSYSQRTSMNPQSHYSYNLHQQQIPQSMEQPGWWNQQNGWWNQQYNQNMIPQGHQYAAVGHHMALVH; translated from the exons ATGAAGGTGTTCGTTCTTCTGTCCATGGTTGCCTTGTGCAGCTGCTTACCAGCATCCAGAAACCAAGCCCATTACGGCCAGCAGCAGAACTATGGCGACGTAGAGAACAATCAATACAGCAGCCACCCCGTCTACAACTTCTGGAAGACTTGGAACCAGCAACACAATGGACAAGAACCATGGAACCAATGGGTAGAGAATGGTGCCCAAAACCAACCTGGTAACTACTGGAGGCAGTACGCTCAAGCTCAATCTCAAGTTCAAGCTCAAGCTCAAGCTCAAGCTCAAGCTCAAGCTCAAGCTCAAGCTCAAGCTCAAGCTGGAAACGTAGCTTTGCCATGGATGTATCACATTTg gaaCGTCCAAGATCTTAACGAACTATCTCCAGTTCAACGTGTACAGTTGCTCCTCAACTATGCTAGACTTCACCAGCAATGGAACCAATATGGTTCAGATGCATCAGACAATGAATATATGCAACATGTTTTGTACCAACATCTTCCTGGACAGGCACAATCCTACTCCCATGACCAAATTGTACCATACGTCATGCAATACTTCAACCAAAACCCAATGAAATATAACGACATTATGCATGAAGTAATGCAAACCCCATGGGCACACCAACAACTTATTCACCACGTTATGTCTGAATTAAATCAACATTACGGTCAAGCCCCATGGTCTCACGAACAAATCCAAAACCAGGTTATGCAGCACCAACTTGTATACGGATCTTCCAATTCACAACAGCAACTCCAGCAGTTAGTAGAATTTATTCACCACATCCAAAACCAACTTACTCCTGTACATTACCAACAACTTGAACATGTTCAACCTTTGAACTCTGAACAAACCCTTCCATGGCATCAAGGACAAGTATACTCATGGACCCATAACCAAGTTCTTCCATTAAACTACGAAACCGTTCAACAAAGATATCAACATGCTCAACCACAGCTTTACCAACAATCTCAATCATACTACCATAGCAACGTTTTACCATGGACACAATCATACTCTCAAAGAACCAGCATGAACCCACAATCTCATTATAGCTACAATCTCCACCAACAACAAATTCCACAGTCCATGGAACAACCTGGATGGTGGAACCAACAAAATGGATGGTGGAACCAACAATACAACCAGAATATGATTCCACAAGGACATCAATATGCTGCTGTGGGTCATCATATGGCTTTAGTGcattaa